A stretch of DNA from bacterium:
GTGGTGTTGGCAGAAATGATTCATCCGGATGGAGTGATCAGCCAGAAAACGCGCGAAGCGATCTGGAATACCATTCGGAAAAATCCGATGCAACTGCCTGACACTCCCTGGAAAGGAGTCATCGTTCGCGCTGTTGCCGCGAACGCATTAGACAGGTTTCCGTCGGCTGCGGCAGTGGCTCGTGCACTCGAAGAAGTAACGCAAAGAATCGAGACCATCGAAGAACGAAGACCGTATCCCGGTCTTGCTTCATTTTCAGCATCGGAAGCAGAATATTTTTTCGGTCGTGAATTAGAAGTAGAAATGCTGATCAAGAAATTGCAGCAACTGCATTTCATGGCTTTGATCGGCCCATCCGGAACAGGAAAGACTTCGATGCTTCGTGCGGGACTCATTCCGGCCCTTCCACTCGGCTGGAGCTATGTGTTGTGTTTTCCGGGTGATGCCCCGATGGTGAATCTTGCGCAGGAACTTGCCTCAAAACTTTCCGGGGATGCTGAGGCCTTCGCCAAAATGATTCGTTTCGAAGAACCGGATGTTTCTGTTTCGATTTTGCAGCGTTGGCGCCAGAGACATCCGGAAGCGCTTCTGATTGTGGATCGATTTGAAGAGCTCTTCACATTAAACAACTCCGAAACTCAATCCAAATTTGCGGAACTGCTTGGACGAGCCGTGTTAGAAGCAGACCTTCGCGTGCTTTTAACAATGCGGGATGATTTCCTGATGTTTTGCCACCAGCAACCATCGCTCACTCCTGTTTTTTCAGAGCTCAGCGGTCTTTCGCAACTAACAGGAGCCGCTTTGCGGCGAGCTCTGGTCCAGCCGGCCTTGAAATGTGGCTACCGTTTTGAAGATGAAGCACTGGTAGATGAAATTCTCACAGATGTGGAAAAAGAGCGTGGCGCCTTACCCTTGATGGCATTTGCGGCGGGGCGGTTGTGGGAAAAAAAGGAACGGCAACTGGGAGTTTTAACACGCGCAGCTTACAGAGAAATTGGCGGAGTGGCCGGTGCGCTTGCACAACATGCGGAAGCAACGATGGAGCGAATCGGAACAGAACGCCAACCGGTTGTGCGGGAGATTTTCCGCAACCTGATTACTGCACAAAACACAAGAGCGGCCCGAGACACGGAGGAGCTGTTGAGTGTTTTTCCGCAGAAAAATGAGGCCGAAGAAGTATTGCGAATGTTGATCGATGCAAGGCTTGTCACTTCGTTTGAAGCCCCGGCTGCAGAAGGGGAAAAGCCCAGAAGTCGCGTGGAAATCATCCATGAATCGCTGCTGAGCAATTGGCCACGATTGGTTCGGTGGCAGACACAGGATGCGGACAGCGCACAGCTTCGCGATCAATTGCGACAGGCAGCGCAGCTCTGGGAACAACGAAACCGCTCGGAAGATTTGCTATGGACCGGCGGGGCATTCCTGGAATTTCAAGCATGGAGAGAGCGTTATTCAGGAGGGTTGAGTTCCGTAGAAGAATCCTTCGCGCAGGCGATGACCATTCGAGCCACAAGGCGGCGCAGACAACAAAGAGCTTTGGTGACTGCTACTATCATAGTACTACTCATTGTTCTGGTCACGATCGGTGCCTTCTGGCGCAGCGCGGAAGTGGCGCGCAAGGATGCTGTTCTGGAAACACGACGGGCCGAGGCAGGAAAGCTGCTGGCTCTGGGACGGGGAGAGTTGGAAACCGATCCAAATGCGGCTCTTGCTTATTCTCTGGCTGCCACGGAATTGGCCGACACGCCCGAAGGACGCATCTTTGCGTTAAGAGCATTGTGGAATGGACCGCTCGCAAGGTTAACAGAGTTGCCCATCAGGCCTCTTTCGTTCGGTGATTTTGACCCTGAGGGCAAACAGCTTGTCATCGGAGGTGTAGGCGGTGTGCAACTTCTTGATCTGCGTGGTTCCCCACCGCTCTTTCTTAGCGAATCCCTATCCAGGACCGGCTGGCAGGCATGGCCGCAGTTTTCGCCTAATAAAGACCTGATCATCTGGAGATCTTCGGAAAACTTGCGAGTGATTACGGTCTGGTCTGTAACTCAGAAAAAAGTGGTTCGCGAATTTGCGATGGAAGGATACACCGGCCTTCTTGTAAGAGGAGGAAAAGCTTTCTTGACTACAGACATGACCGGTCAAGTTGAGAAGACTGGTAAATTTGGACAGGTTCTTGTGCGGACCTGGGAATTTGATTCTCACGAACCAATTGTGGTTGGCCAATGGAACAGAGAAGAAACCGCCGCCTGGGATATCGATCCGAAGGGAAAACTGCTGGCATTCGGGAAAGGCAATGGTGTTTATGCAATCTCATTAGATCGTCCTGGAACTTCATCGGGGA
This window harbors:
- a CDS encoding protein kinase, with the translated sequence MNDNSDSPLKDGTGSLSDLPTTDAPPRPQRRIIADRYEIRSKLGKGGMGEVWHAYDLKLRVEVALKSLRVDLKGNHGHAEALRREVRTAREVISPNVCRIFDLVVEEDSELISMEYIDGITLITLLIRKGPLNLREARDIAAQFLAGLEAIHQAGMVHRDLKPENIMITRTGRVVVMDFGVAKELTQLDGTISGTIPYMSPEQMAGERIDVRTDIFSAGVVLAEMIHPDGVISQKTREAIWNTIRKNPMQLPDTPWKGVIVRAVAANALDRFPSAAAVARALEEVTQRIETIEERRPYPGLASFSASEAEYFFGRELEVEMLIKKLQQLHFMALIGPSGTGKTSMLRAGLIPALPLGWSYVLCFPGDAPMVNLAQELASKLSGDAEAFAKMIRFEEPDVSVSILQRWRQRHPEALLIVDRFEELFTLNNSETQSKFAELLGRAVLEADLRVLLTMRDDFLMFCHQQPSLTPVFSELSGLSQLTGAALRRALVQPALKCGYRFEDEALVDEILTDVEKERGALPLMAFAAGRLWEKKERQLGVLTRAAYREIGGVAGALAQHAEATMERIGTERQPVVREIFRNLITAQNTRAARDTEELLSVFPQKNEAEEVLRMLIDARLVTSFEAPAAEGEKPRSRVEIIHESLLSNWPRLVRWQTQDADSAQLRDQLRQAAQLWEQRNRSEDLLWTGGAFLEFQAWRERYSGGLSSVEESFAQAMTIRATRRRRQQRALVTATIIVLLIVLVTIGAFWRSAEVARKDAVLETRRAEAGKLLALGRGELETDPNAALAYSLAATELADTPEGRIFALRALWNGPLARLTELPIRPLSFGDFDPEGKQLVIGGVGGVQLLDLRGSPPLFLSESLSRTGWQAWPQFSPNKDLIIWRSSENLRVITVWSVTQKKVVREFAMEGYTGLLVRGGKAFLTTDMTGQVEKTGKFGQVLVRTWEFDSHEPIVVGQWNREETAAWDIDPKGKLLAFGKGNGVYAISLDRPGTSSGTLLEKHNAEVTAVTFHPDGEQVASADASGEIRIWPVTANSKKERRVFFEKEAALGLYFDHSGSHLAIKAGERSVRIKDLLAPSETESRLLFQAGLDSVFHVAFHPTDPWVAVVGRERLRFYPLDHPYPFFFKGTGQIGSFDIGFTPDGRSLVTAFPLVAPLQLWHVPGEPAHPRRDVGKILEAISRIAIDPVGRYVLVCSGPNTYLLSLQDGTTQVLSELLRGVERSVAFSTDGKLAASAAAIGPPENLGIEIWNLEDKGVRLLDQSKGKSFHSLKFSRDGTVFSGDAEGNVWQWDLRKNTGTVIAKGKGIVFDLDVSGSGRYVVAAVVSAKHLGEFERATWELILYDVSEKKSSSITSHGNRVCSVAFDPGEKRLVTGDREGIVRVGPITDDAPPHLLFGSETPVLNIAVHPNGKWIASAERGRASVRLWSMPSGTPFHTLPRDEFLNRLRALTNVRVVKDNYASTGYRIDLAPFPGWEKIPTW